A DNA window from Gemmatimonadaceae bacterium contains the following coding sequences:
- a CDS encoding acyl-CoA dehydrogenase family protein yields MTNPAASPVSEREARDVAEAARESEWSGESFVRELFLGRFRLDLIHPHPAEDPSEEARAKPFFDKLQAFLERVDSDMIDRTGEIPEEYVQELRDIGAFGIKIPTEYGGLGLSYSSYVKAMAMVTSKDGSLTALLSAHQSIGLPQPLKLFGSDEQKKKFFPRLAKGAISAFALTEVDAGSDPANMHAHAEPSADGSHFILNGEKLWCTNGTRAELLLVMARTPDAVVNGKPRKQITAFIVETSWPGVEVVHRCRFMGLKAIENGVIHFTNVKVPRENILWGEGKGLKLALITLNTGRLTLPASVAGGGKAMLLTSRTWAQERVQWGAPIGKHEAVAQKVAMMAANTFAMEAISGLTVGLAEHGHYDIRLEAAIAKMYNTEHGWHIVDDALQIRGGRGYETADSLRARGERPIPIERAMRDARINLIFEGSSEIMRLFIAREAVDHHFKTAFALVDKESSKGEKAAAFGRVMKFYPTWYPARWVGKGQVPGSFGEFGPLAGHMRFAERHTRKLGRAIFHAMVRLGPKLERRQLVLFRAVDIGAELFAMSAACVRARKLAKEGNKNANGLADLFCRAARVRIARLFDDFYGHYDAEMYRVAQQVMRGEHAWLETGIISPLEDRADGANLTQTQDNIRVAAGR; encoded by the coding sequence ATGACGAATCCAGCGGCGAGTCCGGTTTCTGAACGTGAAGCGCGCGATGTGGCCGAAGCGGCGCGCGAGAGCGAATGGTCCGGCGAGAGCTTCGTGCGCGAGCTGTTTCTCGGCCGCTTTCGGCTGGATCTGATTCATCCACATCCCGCTGAAGATCCAAGCGAGGAAGCGCGCGCGAAGCCGTTTTTCGACAAGCTCCAGGCATTTCTCGAGCGCGTCGATTCCGACATGATCGACCGCACGGGCGAGATTCCCGAAGAGTACGTGCAGGAGCTGCGCGACATCGGCGCGTTCGGCATCAAGATCCCGACCGAGTACGGCGGTCTTGGGCTTTCGTACTCGAGCTACGTGAAAGCGATGGCGATGGTGACGTCGAAAGACGGCTCGCTCACCGCGCTGCTCTCCGCACACCAGTCGATCGGATTGCCGCAGCCGCTCAAGCTGTTCGGCAGCGACGAGCAGAAAAAAAAGTTCTTCCCTAGACTGGCCAAGGGAGCGATCAGCGCGTTCGCGCTCACGGAAGTCGACGCGGGATCGGATCCGGCGAACATGCACGCCCACGCCGAGCCGAGCGCCGACGGATCGCACTTCATCTTGAATGGCGAAAAGTTGTGGTGCACCAACGGCACGCGCGCCGAGCTGCTGCTCGTCATGGCGCGGACGCCGGACGCCGTCGTCAACGGCAAGCCGCGCAAGCAGATCACGGCATTCATCGTCGAGACGTCGTGGCCCGGCGTGGAAGTCGTGCACCGCTGCCGCTTCATGGGGCTCAAGGCCATCGAGAACGGCGTGATTCACTTCACGAACGTGAAGGTTCCGCGCGAAAACATTCTGTGGGGTGAGGGCAAGGGACTCAAGCTGGCGCTGATCACGCTCAACACCGGCCGGCTCACGCTGCCGGCGAGCGTCGCCGGCGGCGGCAAGGCGATGCTGCTTACCTCGCGCACGTGGGCGCAGGAGCGCGTGCAGTGGGGCGCGCCGATCGGCAAGCACGAAGCGGTGGCGCAGAAAGTCGCCATGATGGCCGCGAACACGTTCGCGATGGAAGCGATCTCCGGCCTCACCGTCGGCCTGGCCGAACATGGGCACTATGACATCAGGCTGGAAGCGGCGATCGCGAAGATGTACAACACCGAGCATGGGTGGCACATCGTCGACGACGCGCTGCAGATTCGCGGCGGCCGCGGTTACGAGACCGCCGACTCGCTGCGCGCGCGCGGCGAGCGTCCAATTCCCATTGAACGCGCAATGCGCGACGCCCGCATCAACCTGATCTTCGAGGGATCGTCGGAGATCATGCGGCTGTTCATCGCGCGCGAAGCGGTCGACCATCACTTCAAGACCGCGTTCGCGCTCGTCGACAAGGAATCATCGAAAGGCGAGAAAGCGGCGGCGTTCGGGCGCGTGATGAAATTCTATCCGACGTGGTATCCGGCGCGGTGGGTCGGCAAGGGACAGGTACCGGGATCATTCGGCGAATTCGGTCCGCTCGCCGGCCACATGCGATTCGCCGAGCGTCACACGAGAAAGCTCGGCCGCGCGATCTTCCATGCGATGGTGCGGCTTGGCCCCAAGCTCGAGCGGCGGCAGCTCGTGCTGTTCCGCGCGGTGGACATCGGCGCCGAGCTGTTCGCGATGAGCGCCGCGTGCGTGCGCGCGCGCAAGCTGGCGAAGGAAGGAAACAAGAACGCGAACGGCCTGGCGGATCTGTTCTGCCGTGCGGCGCGTGTGCGCATCGCGCGCCTATTCGATGATTTCTACGGGCACTACGACGCGGAGATGTATCGCGTGGCGCAGCAGGTCATGCGCGGCGAGCATGCGTGGCTCGAGACGGGGATCATCAGTCCGCTCGAGGATCGCGCCGATGGCGCGAACCTGACGCAGACGCAGGATAACATTCGCGTGGCCGCGGGCCGATAA
- a CDS encoding cobalamin-binding protein, with the protein MRVVSFLPAATEIVCALGLEESLVGVSHECDYPAIARERPVVVHSAMALAALGPAAIDDAVRQRLHGGESLYVVDESLLRALAPDLIITQDLCQVCAPSGNDVTRLLASLSPRPEILYLTPRSFEDVADNLRAVARATGTEARAEALLAEREQRLAHVSERMKGTSHPTVFFAEWVEPIYCAGHWVPEMIERAGGVPLIARPNADSVRIDRDEIPAAAPDVIIVGPCGFSLAGAIEQAPMLGIDAPRIVAVDANAYFARPGPRLVDGVELLAHILHPAQFPWSREREAYREL; encoded by the coding sequence GTGCGAGTCGTCTCCTTCTTGCCGGCCGCGACAGAGATCGTATGCGCGCTTGGGCTCGAGGAGTCGCTCGTCGGCGTCTCGCACGAATGCGACTATCCGGCGATCGCGCGCGAGCGGCCCGTTGTCGTGCATTCGGCGATGGCATTGGCCGCGCTCGGCCCGGCCGCGATCGACGATGCGGTCCGACAACGACTGCACGGTGGCGAGAGCCTCTATGTCGTCGATGAATCGTTGCTGCGCGCGCTCGCGCCCGATCTGATCATCACACAGGACCTATGTCAGGTCTGCGCGCCGTCAGGCAACGACGTTACTCGACTCCTCGCATCGCTGTCGCCGCGTCCTGAGATTCTGTATCTCACGCCGCGATCGTTCGAGGACGTCGCCGACAACCTTCGCGCCGTCGCACGGGCGACGGGAACGGAAGCGCGCGCGGAGGCGCTCTTGGCGGAACGGGAACAACGTCTGGCGCATGTCTCCGAACGCATGAAAGGAACAAGTCACCCGACCGTGTTCTTCGCCGAGTGGGTCGAGCCGATCTACTGCGCCGGACACTGGGTGCCCGAGATGATCGAGCGCGCCGGAGGCGTACCGCTCATCGCACGACCGAACGCCGATTCAGTGCGCATCGATCGCGACGAAATTCCCGCGGCCGCCCCCGATGTGATCATCGTCGGCCCATGTGGATTCTCATTGGCCGGAGCGATCGAACAAGCTCCAATGCTCGGCATCGATGCGCCGCGTATCGTCGCCGTCGATGCCAACGCCTACTTCGCGCGGCCGGGACCGCGACTGGTCGATGGCGTCGAGCTGCTCGCCCACATACTGCACCCCGCGCAGTTCCCGTGGTCGCGCGAGCGGGAAGCGTACCGCGAGCTGTAA
- a CDS encoding cation transporter, with the protein MEALNLTIEGMTCEHCVRAVRGRLEKTDGVRVGDVQVGSAKLKFDPAKTNVDAIEDAIADEGYTAFVAD; encoded by the coding sequence ATGGAAGCGCTGAACCTGACGATCGAAGGAATGACGTGCGAGCACTGCGTCCGCGCGGTGCGTGGACGCCTCGAGAAAACCGACGGCGTGAGAGTCGGCGACGTACAGGTCGGCTCGGCGAAGCTCAAGTTCGATCCCGCGAAAACGAACGTCGACGCGATCGAGGACGCGATCGCGGACGAGGGCTACACGGCGTTCGTGGCCGATTGA
- the mgtE gene encoding magnesium transporter, which translates to MAPAQRNPEDRPVAALLAPDIVALLEESPADIRAETEEIHPADLADVAELLEHQQLQAFLAALGPDRAADVLEYLDEELRTEFLEGITPRQAAELVSAMTPDDRADTLEEIDEEHVEEILSEIPAEARQETEKLLAYEPDTGGGLMTTEFVSVSADMTVEAALENVRAVARSGRREAMHAIYTTDAQNRVVGVMSLRELLAAPAGARINDIAWSEVVSVSPQADREEVARVIANYDLVAVPVVSESGHIMGVITVDDIIDAIQEEQTEDVQKLGGMEALDEPYSTIGFWRMIKKRAGWLSALFLGEMLTATALASYQKVIDEQTVLALFLPLIVSSGGNSGSQGTSLLIRALALREVSLRDWWRVASREIATGLTLGVILAIIGFARIEAWQYMAEHGWTVLGFKLGHNYDITFANGVPVVHIVHNPLALTVAVALVGVVMFGTLVGSMLPFIFRGLGFDPASASAPFIATFVDVTGLIIYFNVALHILLR; encoded by the coding sequence ATGGCCCCAGCACAGCGCAACCCAGAGGACCGTCCGGTCGCGGCATTGCTCGCGCCCGATATCGTCGCGCTCCTCGAGGAGTCGCCGGCCGACATCCGCGCGGAGACGGAGGAGATTCACCCCGCCGATCTCGCCGACGTCGCCGAGCTGCTGGAGCACCAACAGCTGCAGGCGTTCCTCGCCGCGCTCGGACCGGATCGCGCCGCCGACGTGCTGGAGTATCTCGACGAAGAGCTGAGAACCGAATTCCTCGAAGGCATCACGCCGCGTCAGGCAGCGGAGCTCGTCTCGGCCATGACGCCGGACGATCGCGCCGACACGCTCGAGGAGATCGACGAGGAGCACGTCGAGGAGATCCTCTCGGAGATTCCGGCCGAAGCGCGGCAGGAAACCGAGAAGCTGCTCGCGTACGAGCCGGACACCGGCGGCGGTCTGATGACCACCGAGTTCGTCTCGGTGTCGGCGGACATGACCGTGGAAGCGGCGCTCGAGAATGTGCGCGCCGTCGCGCGCTCCGGACGCCGGGAGGCCATGCACGCCATCTACACGACCGACGCACAGAATCGCGTGGTCGGGGTGATGTCGCTGCGCGAGCTGCTCGCCGCGCCGGCGGGGGCGCGCATCAACGACATCGCGTGGTCGGAAGTGGTGAGTGTGTCGCCGCAGGCCGACCGCGAAGAGGTCGCGCGCGTAATCGCGAACTACGACCTCGTCGCGGTGCCCGTCGTGAGCGAGTCCGGCCACATCATGGGTGTGATCACCGTCGACGACATCATCGACGCGATTCAGGAAGAACAGACCGAAGACGTCCAGAAGCTCGGCGGTATGGAGGCGCTGGACGAGCCGTATTCGACGATCGGCTTCTGGCGCATGATCAAGAAGCGCGCGGGGTGGTTGAGCGCGCTGTTCCTTGGTGAGATGCTGACGGCGACCGCACTCGCGTCATATCAGAAGGTGATCGACGAGCAGACCGTGCTCGCGTTGTTCTTGCCGCTCATCGTGAGCTCAGGCGGCAACTCGGGCTCGCAGGGCACGTCGCTGCTCATCCGGGCGCTCGCGCTCCGCGAAGTGTCGCTTCGCGACTGGTGGCGTGTCGCGAGCCGCGAGATCGCGACGGGGCTCACGCTCGGCGTGATCCTGGCGATCATCGGCTTCGCGCGCATCGAGGCGTGGCAGTACATGGCGGAGCACGGCTGGACGGTGCTCGGATTCAAGCTTGGTCACAACTACGACATCACGTTCGCCAACGGCGTGCCCGTCGTGCACATCGTGCATAATCCACTCGCGCTCACCGTCGCCGTCGCGCTCGTGGGCGTCGTGATGTTCGGCACGCTCGTCGGCTCGATGCTGCCGTTCATTTTCCGAGGCCTGGGCTTCGATCCCGCGAGCGCGTCGGCGCCGTTCATCGCCACGTTCGTGGACGTGACGGGGTTGATCATTTACTTCAACGTCGCGTTGCACATTCTGTTGCGATGA
- the bioF gene encoding 8-amino-7-oxononanoate synthase, translated as MSSSVTSSLDAALDAELESLRQAGLERSLRVVRRTLGADVEVDGAPAIDFSSNDYLGLSTDARLAAAGAEAAQEYGSGAGASRLISGNSPAHEALERDLAEFFGTGATLSFATGYAANVGTIGALVGRGDAIFSDQLNHASLIDGCRLSRAAVHVYPHADMDALRGLLARARASTRRAVIVTDGLFSMDGDLAPLPEIVALARAFDAWVYVDDAHATGVLGSHGRGSPEHCGVEGDIDVLVGTLGKAFGGAGAYVAGSETLRRLLINRARSFVFSTGPLPAQAAIARAAIGIVRAEPDRRARVARNADAMRAALTERRIPGVAPTGTHIIPIHIGHAAATARIGNELARRGVLVGAVRPPTVPDGTSRLRISLSAAHTDDQIGRLADTLADVIHE; from the coding sequence GTGTCTTCCTCCGTCACGTCTTCGCTCGACGCCGCGCTCGACGCCGAGTTGGAATCGCTGCGACAGGCCGGCCTCGAGCGATCGCTTCGAGTCGTTCGTCGGACGCTCGGCGCCGACGTCGAAGTCGACGGTGCGCCCGCGATCGACTTCTCATCGAACGATTACCTCGGCCTTTCGACCGATGCTCGGCTCGCTGCCGCGGGCGCCGAGGCGGCGCAGGAATACGGAAGCGGCGCTGGCGCATCGCGGCTCATTTCCGGAAACAGTCCGGCCCACGAGGCGCTGGAGCGCGACCTGGCCGAGTTCTTCGGCACCGGGGCGACGTTGTCGTTCGCGACCGGGTACGCCGCGAACGTCGGCACGATCGGCGCCCTCGTTGGCCGCGGCGACGCGATCTTCTCCGACCAGCTCAATCACGCGTCGCTGATCGACGGATGCCGGCTCAGTCGCGCTGCCGTCCACGTCTATCCGCACGCTGACATGGACGCACTGCGCGGGCTGCTCGCTCGAGCGCGCGCGAGCACGCGGCGCGCCGTCATCGTGACCGACGGGCTCTTCTCGATGGACGGCGACCTCGCGCCCCTGCCCGAGATCGTCGCGCTCGCGCGTGCTTTCGACGCCTGGGTCTACGTCGACGACGCGCATGCGACCGGCGTCCTCGGTTCGCATGGACGCGGGTCACCGGAGCACTGCGGCGTCGAGGGCGACATCGACGTGCTCGTTGGCACGCTGGGCAAAGCGTTCGGCGGCGCGGGTGCGTACGTCGCGGGAAGCGAGACACTTCGGCGCCTGCTGATCAATCGCGCGCGCAGCTTCGTGTTTTCCACCGGACCGCTGCCGGCGCAGGCTGCGATAGCGCGCGCCGCGATCGGCATCGTCCGCGCCGAGCCGGATCGTCGAGCGCGTGTCGCGCGAAACGCCGATGCGATGCGTGCGGCGCTCACCGAGCGACGCATTCCGGGCGTCGCGCCGACGGGAACGCACATCATTCCGATTCACATCGGCCATGCCGCCGCGACAGCTCGTATCGGGAATGAGCTCGCGCGGCGCGGCGTACTGGTCGGCGCCGTTCGGCCGCCAACGGTTCCCGACGGAACGTCGCGGCTCCGCATATCGCTGAGCGCCGCGCACACGGACGATCAGATCGGGCGACTGGCGGATACACTCGCCGACGTGATTCACGAATGA
- a CDS encoding adenosylmethionine--8-amino-7-oxononanoate transaminase gives MKHTPFDVSAADARHVWHPYTQHGLREPADVIVRAEGAYLYDASGRAIFDAISSWWVTLHGHAQPEIADAIARQARELEQVIFAGFTHEPAARLAESLVKRVPSGLERVFFSDDGSTAVEVAVKMALQYWQNRGEKRRVIVALENAYHGDTFGAMSVSARGLFTDPFAEELFEVVHLPDPSEEDVVSAFEHVVAVREGQVAALIVEPMVQGAGGMRLWPAESLAALREIAKRDGALFIADEVMTGFGRTGPLFACEHARVSPDLMCVSKGITGGFLPLGATFATDEIFKAFQSTDRKRTLFHGHSYTANPIACAAGLASLALLDEACGSRRRAIEAGHRAAVGRFAGIRTVTNVRVLGTIFALDLVAPDTGYLSGIGPRLRAFALERGVLLRPLGDTVYVLPPYCSTADDLGKAYDVIAEFAEGL, from the coding sequence ATGAAGCACACGCCTTTCGATGTGAGCGCCGCGGATGCGCGGCACGTTTGGCATCCGTACACGCAGCACGGGTTGCGCGAGCCGGCGGACGTCATCGTGCGCGCCGAGGGCGCCTATCTCTACGACGCGTCGGGCCGCGCGATCTTCGACGCCATCTCGTCGTGGTGGGTGACGCTGCACGGCCACGCGCAGCCGGAGATCGCCGACGCGATCGCGCGCCAGGCTCGCGAGCTGGAGCAAGTCATCTTCGCGGGTTTCACCCACGAACCGGCGGCGCGCCTGGCCGAGTCGCTGGTGAAGCGCGTGCCGTCCGGTCTCGAGCGCGTCTTTTTCTCCGACGACGGGTCCACCGCGGTCGAGGTCGCGGTGAAGATGGCGCTGCAGTACTGGCAGAATCGCGGTGAGAAGCGCCGCGTCATCGTGGCTTTAGAGAATGCGTATCACGGCGACACGTTCGGCGCGATGAGCGTCAGCGCGCGCGGCCTGTTCACCGACCCGTTCGCCGAGGAGCTGTTCGAGGTCGTGCATCTGCCCGATCCGTCGGAGGAAGACGTCGTCTCGGCATTCGAGCACGTCGTGGCGGTGCGCGAGGGGCAGGTGGCGGCGCTCATCGTCGAACCGATGGTGCAGGGCGCCGGCGGCATGCGTCTGTGGCCGGCCGAATCGCTGGCGGCGCTGCGCGAGATCGCGAAGCGTGACGGCGCGTTGTTCATCGCCGACGAGGTGATGACGGGCTTTGGCCGCACCGGCCCACTGTTCGCGTGCGAGCATGCGCGCGTAAGTCCCGATCTGATGTGCGTCTCCAAGGGCATCACCGGCGGCTTTCTTCCGCTCGGAGCCACGTTCGCGACGGACGAGATCTTCAAGGCGTTCCAATCGACGGATCGTAAGAGAACACTATTTCACGGACACTCATACACGGCCAACCCCATCGCGTGCGCGGCGGGGCTGGCGTCGCTCGCGTTGCTCGACGAGGCGTGTGGGTCACGCCGGCGCGCCATCGAGGCGGGCCATCGCGCGGCGGTGGGGCGTTTCGCCGGCATTCGTACCGTCACCAACGTCCGCGTCCTCGGGACGATCTTCGCGCTGGATCTCGTCGCGCCGGACACCGGGTATCTGAGTGGTATCGGTCCGCGCTTGCGCGCGTTCGCTCTCGAGCGCGGCGTGCTCCTCCGCCCACTCGGCGACACCGTGTACGTCCTGCCGCCCTATTGCTCCACGGCCGACGATCTCGGAAAGGCGTACGACGTCATCGCCGAATTCGCGGAGGGACTGTGA
- the bioD gene encoding dethiobiotin synthase, translated as MIRLGITGTDTGVGKTMVGCAIAAGLRRRGLRVAAMKPVETGVAFDDESRDGMRLAKAAGAVLPLSIVAPLVFADPIAPLAAARRSRSSVDLNVLDHTIRTAVAECDALLVEGAGGLLVPIADRLSFDGLFARWNLDVLVVAANRLGVINHTRLTIAAARAAGLVVRAVALNNVKPSSDTSARENGLLIAELEDVPVVELPWLADTDELDSISDLLLPHVISELELAGGQGARR; from the coding sequence GTGATTCGACTCGGCATCACCGGAACGGACACTGGCGTCGGCAAAACCATGGTCGGTTGCGCGATCGCCGCCGGCCTGCGCAGGCGCGGGCTTCGCGTTGCGGCGATGAAACCGGTCGAGACCGGCGTCGCGTTCGATGATGAATCGCGCGACGGCATGCGGCTGGCGAAAGCCGCGGGCGCGGTGCTGCCGCTGTCGATCGTTGCACCGCTCGTTTTCGCCGATCCAATCGCGCCGCTCGCGGCCGCGCGTCGCTCGCGGTCGTCGGTCGATCTCAACGTGCTCGATCACACGATTCGCACCGCGGTCGCCGAATGCGACGCGCTGCTCGTCGAAGGCGCGGGTGGCTTGCTCGTTCCGATCGCCGACCGCTTGTCATTCGACGGGTTGTTCGCGCGCTGGAATCTCGACGTGCTGGTCGTCGCGGCGAATCGCCTGGGCGTGATCAACCACACCCGGCTCACGATCGCCGCGGCTCGTGCGGCGGGGCTGGTCGTGCGCGCCGTCGCGTTGAACAACGTCAAGCCGTCGAGCGACACGTCGGCGCGCGAGAACGGCCTGCTGATCGCCGAGCTCGAGGATGTTCCCGTCGTCGAGCTTCCGTGGCTCGCCGACACCGACGAACTTGATTCGATATCCGACCTCCTCCTTCCTCATGTCATTTCAGAATTGGAACTCGCTGGCGGACAAGGCGCTCGCCGGTGA
- the bioB gene encoding biotin synthase BioB — translation MSFQNWNSLADKALAGELISRDEALAVLSAPDDAMLDQLAAAYRVRRHHFGNRVRLHFLLNAQSGLCPEDCHYCSQSAVSAAEIEKYPFLAREKILAAADRAAKLNVGTFCMVISGRAPGGRVFDKVLDAVREVKARHDMHVCACLGLLTEDHVRRLEEAGVDQVNHNLNSSERFTDEIVTTHTFGDRVATVNNVAQSRMKTCSGGIIGMGESRDDVIDLALSLRELGVRSVPVNFLIPIPGTPFETLRALDPRYCLRVLCLYRFILPSQEIRIAGGREVHLRSMQPLGLYAANSIFIGDYLTTPGQAARADYEMIRDAGFVLESPDGAALDAARLDELLTAADVLVESDQLSNANSINSIVSR, via the coding sequence ATGTCATTTCAGAATTGGAACTCGCTGGCGGACAAGGCGCTCGCCGGTGAGCTGATCTCGCGCGACGAAGCGCTTGCGGTGCTCAGCGCTCCGGACGACGCGATGCTCGACCAGCTTGCCGCGGCCTATCGCGTGCGCCGGCATCACTTCGGCAATCGCGTGCGCCTGCACTTTTTATTGAATGCGCAGAGCGGGCTGTGTCCCGAGGACTGTCACTACTGCTCGCAGTCCGCGGTGTCGGCGGCGGAGATCGAGAAGTATCCCTTCCTGGCGCGCGAAAAGATTCTCGCGGCGGCCGATCGCGCGGCGAAGCTCAACGTCGGCACGTTCTGCATGGTGATCTCGGGCCGCGCGCCCGGGGGCCGGGTGTTCGACAAGGTGCTCGACGCGGTGCGCGAGGTGAAGGCGCGACACGACATGCACGTGTGCGCATGTCTTGGATTGCTCACCGAAGATCACGTCCGACGGCTCGAGGAGGCCGGCGTCGATCAGGTGAATCACAACCTGAACAGCTCCGAGCGATTCACCGACGAGATCGTGACGACGCACACGTTCGGCGACCGCGTCGCGACGGTGAACAACGTCGCGCAGTCACGGATGAAGACCTGCTCGGGCGGTATCATCGGCATGGGCGAGAGTCGCGACGACGTGATCGACCTCGCGCTCTCGTTGCGCGAGCTCGGGGTGCGCAGCGTGCCGGTGAATTTCCTCATTCCAATTCCTGGAACGCCGTTCGAGACGTTGCGCGCGCTCGATCCGCGCTACTGCCTCCGCGTGCTGTGCTTGTATCGCTTCATCCTGCCGTCGCAGGAGATTCGAATCGCCGGCGGGCGCGAAGTGCATTTGCGGTCCATGCAGCCGCTCGGCCTCTACGCGGCGAACTCGATTTTCATCGGCGACTATCTCACGACGCCGGGCCAGGCCGCACGCGCCGACTACGAGATGATTCGCGATGCCGGTTTCGTGCTCGAGTCGCCGGATGGAGCAGCGCTCGACGCCGCACGGCTGGACGAGCTGTTGACGGCGGCGGACGTGCTGGTCGAGAGCGATCAGCTATCCAACGCCAACTCGATCAATTCGATCGTCTCACGCTGA
- a CDS encoding cation transporter, with translation MITRARVEGMSCQHCVRAVFTALTALEGISRADVSIGAIEVEHDGRVTVDQLREAVAVAGYTVVAGKTDRRVLPVV, from the coding sequence ATGATCACGCGAGCGCGCGTCGAGGGAATGAGCTGCCAGCATTGCGTGCGCGCGGTATTTACCGCGCTCACCGCGCTGGAAGGCATCTCGCGGGCGGACGTGTCGATCGGCGCGATCGAGGTGGAGCATGACGGACGGGTGACGGTCGATCAGTTGCGCGAGGCGGTGGCGGTGGCGGGTTACACGGTGGTCGCCGGCAAGACCGATCGACGGGTACTCCCCGTCGTTTAG
- a CDS encoding NAD(P)-dependent oxidoreductase produces the protein MNTAFLGLGAIGRPMAARIAAAGMPLAVWNRTAERAESFATEHRARHAKSPADAARDAQVIVICLSTSPDVYSLLDGDEGLLAGIERGAIVVDCTSGDPGTSRKIAARLAEKGADFLDAPVSGGVSGAEKGILTVMVGGDAAVLDRARPVIATFGQKIVHCGDIGAGDTVKAVNQAFLAIHLLSAAEGLATLVKEGVDPAKALEVINASSGRSNSSMNLIPERVLTRAFPRTFRLALLEKDIGIAAGLARDNRVPAPVTQLTADVFRIARGELGELADHVEIVKLIEQWAGVEIQ, from the coding sequence ATGAACACAGCCTTCCTCGGCCTGGGCGCCATCGGGCGCCCGATGGCCGCACGCATCGCCGCGGCCGGTATGCCGCTCGCGGTCTGGAATCGCACGGCCGAGCGCGCCGAATCGTTCGCGACCGAGCACCGCGCGCGGCACGCGAAGTCGCCGGCCGACGCCGCGCGCGACGCCCAAGTCATCGTCATCTGCCTGTCGACGTCGCCCGACGTCTATTCGCTGCTCGACGGCGACGAAGGATTGCTCGCCGGCATCGAGCGCGGCGCGATCGTCGTCGATTGCACGTCGGGCGATCCGGGCACGTCGCGCAAGATCGCCGCGAGACTCGCCGAAAAAGGCGCCGACTTTCTCGACGCCCCGGTGAGCGGTGGCGTGAGCGGTGCGGAAAAGGGAATCCTCACCGTGATGGTTGGCGGCGATGCCGCCGTGCTCGACCGCGCTCGGCCAGTCATCGCGACGTTCGGTCAAAAAATTGTTCACTGCGGCGACATCGGCGCGGGCGACACCGTGAAGGCGGTGAACCAGGCCTTCCTCGCCATTCATCTCCTGTCGGCGGCCGAAGGGCTGGCGACGCTCGTGAAAGAAGGCGTGGATCCCGCGAAGGCGCTCGAAGTGATCAACGCCTCGAGCGGCCGATCGAACTCGTCGATGAATCTCATTCCCGAGCGCGTCCTCACGCGCGCCTTTCCGCGGACGTTTCGACTTGCGCTGCTCGAAAAGGACATCGGCATCGCCGCGGGATTGGCGCGCGACAATCGCGTACCCGCGCCGGTCACGCAACTCACGGCGGACGTGTTTCGCATCGCGCGCGGCGAGCTCGGTGAGCTCGCCGACCACGTGGAGATCGTGAAGCTCATCGAGCAGTGGGCAGGAGTGGAGATTCAATGA